A region from the Triticum aestivum cultivar Chinese Spring chromosome 3D, IWGSC CS RefSeq v2.1, whole genome shotgun sequence genome encodes:
- the LOC123079675 gene encoding UDP-glucuronic acid decarboxylase 1, whose amino-acid sequence MKQLHKSPTHAPSPAHAPASKISKPARPGPRTWVGYLLREQRLLFVLLGALIATSFFLLRPYLFSLSASNPTERSPIFNFAAHSSDPRGVPAGFRPPPRRVVVTGGAGFVGSHLVDRLLEQGDSVIVVDNFFTGRKENVAHHLRNPRFELLRHDVVEPILLEVDRIYHLACPASPVHYKYNPIKTIKTNVMGTLNMLGLAKRIGARFLLTSTSEVYGDPLEHPQKETYWGHVNPIGVRSCYDEGKRTAETLTMDYHRGGGVAVRIARIFNTYGPRMCLDDGRVVSNFVAQALRKHPMTVYGDGKQTRSFQYVSDLVAGLMALMESEHIGPFNLGNPGEFTMLELAEVVKETIDPMSTIEFKPNTADDPHMRKPDITKAKQLLGWEPKVSLKEGLPLMVTDFRKRILDE is encoded by the exons ATGAAGCAGCTCCACAAGTCCCCCACCCACGCCCCGTCGCCGGCGCACGCGCCGGCGTCCAAGATCTCCAAGCCCGCGCGCCCCGGGCCGCGCACCTGGGTCGGCTACCTCCTCCGCGAGCAGcgcctcctcttcgtcctcctcggCGCGCTCATCGccacctccttcttcctcctccgccccTACCTCTTCTCCCTGTCGGCCTCCAACCCCACCGAGCGCAGCCCCATCTTCAACTTCGCCGCCCACTCGTCCGACCCCCGCGGCGTCCCCGCGGGCttccgcccgccgcctcgccgcgtcgTCGTCACCGGCGGGGCGGGCTTCGTGGGCAGCCACCTCGTCGACAGGCTGCTGGAGCAGGGGGACAGCGTGATCGTGGTGGACAACTTCTTCACCGGGAGGAAGGAGAACGTCGCGCACCACCTGCGGAACCCCAGGTTCGAGctgctccgccacgacgtcgtcgagCCCATCCTTCTCGAGGTCGACCGGATCTACCACCTCGCGTGCCCCGCATCGCCCGTGCACTACAAGTACAACCCCATCAAGACGATC AAGACAAATGTCATGGGAACCTTGAATATGTTGGGTCTGGCAAAGCGAATCGGTGCAAGGTTCTTGTTGACTAGCACAAGTGAAGTTTATGGTGACCCACTTGAGCATCCGCAGAAGGAAACTTATTGGGGGCATGTTAATCCTATAG GCGTTAGGAGTTGTTATGACGAGGGCAAAAGAACAGCAGAGACTTTGACTATGGACTACCATCGTGGTGGTGGTGTTGCG GTACGAATTGCTCGTATTTTCAATACATATGGCCCTCGTATGTGCCTGGATGATGGCCGTGTGGTTAGCAATTTTGTTGCACAG GCACTGCGCAAACATCCAATGACAGTATATGGCGATGGAAAACAAACTCGAAGTTTTCAGTATGTTTCTGATCTG GTTGCTGGATTGATGGCTCTGATGGAGAGTGAACATATTGGCCCTTTCAATCTGGGAAACCCAGGAGAGTTCACCATGTTGGAACTTGCAGAG GTTGTGAAGGAAACAATTGACCCAATGTCGACAATTGAATTCAAGCCCAACACAGCTGATGATCCCCATATGAGAAAGCCCGATATTACCAAGGCCAAGCAACTGCTAGGTTGGGAGCCAAAGGTATCTCTGAAGGAAGGCCTTCCCTTGATGGTGACAGATTTCCGCAAAAGGATCTTGGATGAGTAA